Below is a genomic region from Granulicella sibirica.
GCCGTTGCCCTTTGGTTGTCATTCCCGAAGGGAATCTGCGTTTGCCTTCCCGCCTAGTTCGTCAAAACCGCGCGATACCGCACCTGGTTTTTCTTCACCTTCGCGACTGCCTCGTTCGCAGCCGACATCGGGAATCGCTCCGTGATCGCCTTGATCCCATGCCGAGCCGCTACATCCAGCATCTCGTGCAGGTCGCGTGGGCTTCCCGTCGGGCTGCCGGAGATAGCCTTCTGTTGGAGAATCAGCGAGAAGGCCGAGATCGGCATCGGTGAAGGAGCCGCGCCTACCACGCACAACATGCCCTTCGGGCGAAGCGAAGCGATCAACCCGGCCCAATCCTGGTCCGCGCTCACCGTGCAGAGAAGGAAGTCGAAGCTTCCCGCTACCTTCTTCAGCGCGCCTGTATCCCGCGTATTGACGAAGTGGTGTGCTCCCAGCTTCTTCGCCTCCGCTTCCTTATCCTTCGAGGTCGAGAAGGCCGTCACCTCCGCGCCGAACGCACGCGCGAATTGCAACCCGATATGTCCGAGCCCGCCGATCCCGACAACGCCGACACGCGAAGAAGGCCGAACGCCGTGGTTCCGCAAGGGGCTATAAACCGTGATGCCGCCGCAGAGAAGCGGTGCCACGTTCTCGCTATCGAGCACAGCCGGAACCGGAATCGCAAACCGGCTGTTGACCCGCACATAGTCCGCGTAACCACCATGCCGCCCAACGCACGTCGGCTGGCTCTTCAGGCAGAGATGCTCCTCGCCCTGCCGGCACCACTCGCAAATCCCGCAGCTATCCGCCTGCCAGCCCACCCCGACCCGCTCACCCACGGTGCGGTCCTTGACACTCGAACCCACCGCTGTGATCGTCCCGACGATCTCGTGGCCCGGAATAAACGGGTATTTGCTGATACCCCAGTCGTTATCGATCAGGTGGATATCGCTGTGGCACACGCCACAGTGCGAGATTTTGATCGCAACGTCATTCGGCTTTAAATCACCGGCGTCGACCTTGAAGGGAAGCAGATGCGCGCCAGCCGCGTGGACGGCTAACCCATTGATATCATTCATGAAAGTCCCTGTTCCTTGGAGTCGCGCGATCTACCCGGCTGCGCGCCTGCATTCCTGATGCTACAACAGGAGAAGCCGAACTTCTCCCTTTCTTCGCTACCCATCTGGCAGAAATACGACAGAAGTATCAGCGAACCATCAGCGTCAGCACCTTCGATCCCGAAATAGCTTCCGGAACCTCCACCGAACCCGCCTCCGTAGCGCTCTCGCCCGTCAGTCGCATTTCGAGGCCATCCTTGAGCGGCTCCAATACGTTCGCCATCGAAAGCGGCACCGAGGCCATCGTGCTCGCAGGAAGCACCGCCTGCGCCGAATGTTCGAGCACCGTGACATACAGTCGATCGTTCGCATGCGACCGGTTGATCTGCGCCACCGTATCCGCCAACCCAAGCGGGTGCGGTGTCGTCGCGGTCGGCTGCAGCAGCCGGTCAAGCGTAGCCCCATCGCTGACCATCACCCTCAAGGGACCCGCCGTGGTTCCGGCCGGAACCTGCACCTGCATTCGCACCACACGCGTCTCCGCTTGGAAGGGCCGCACTGTTGTCTCCACTTCGACGGTCTCTCCCGCGCGAGCCTCCGTCCGTCCAAGCCTCGCGGTCTCGATCACCGCCGTCCGCCGCATCGGAACCGCTTCCACTTTTAGCCGGAGGCCCGTGATCACCGGCTGCTCCACCGCATTCTGATACACCCGGCTGAACCTCTCGCCCACGAACAGCGCCGCATTGATCGCCGCCGGGTTGAACTCGTTCTGCGCCATCTCCCCATCCATCGAGACCGGTGGCAACGCCTTCCCATCCATACCCGATACCGTCAGCTCACCCGACATGCGATAGCTGATCTCCGCCGCCGAGCTGTTCGTCCCCTGCAGCGCCTGGTATACCGAAACCAGCATCGTCGACGGCGTCAACTGCTTGTTATCCAGCACCTCGAAGTGTAATGTCCTGCTCTTGATCGAAGCCCCACCCGATCCCGCCACCTCGACCGTCACCGGAATCATCCGCGCCTTTGCCCCAAAGCGCCCAAGGATCGCCGAAGCCCGATCCTGCGTGAACGCCCCAACCGTCTCGGTCGCGTTCACAATCTTGAAGGCGTTCATCGGAGATGCCAGCGTCGCCAGCACATTCGCCTTCGTCATCGGGATATCGACCTGCCCATACTGTGTCAGCGGATGCCCACACGCCAGCAGTTGATTCGCATCCACATACGTCACCGTGCACGTCCCCGCAGCTGATAAATCCCCCCTTACCAGCACCGCGCTGACTGCCGACCCCGGCACCAGGGGCTCAGGCTGCTTGGCATCGCCATCCACCCCGCCCAATCCCGCCACCGGCGTCAGCCCCATCGCCTTGAACCGGTCCCCAAACCGGTCGATCGCCTCCTGCGAGAAGCCGCTGAACACCAGTGGTGTCTCCATCGGCTGCACCTGCATCCCGCCCGCATTCACCGGAGCCTTTGTTCCCGCCTCAGCCCCCGCACCCTGCCCATCCCGCACCTCGAACATCTGCTCGATCGGCGTGATCCCGGCAATCGGCTCCTTGCTGAACTGCCCGATCCGGTAGCTCACCGCCCCCAGCAGCCGCCCATCGACATATACCGGGCTGCCGCTCATCCCAGCCACAACGCCCGTATACTCTGGCTTCGTCCCCTTCAGCCTCGCCAGGATCATGTCCTGCCCCGGCCCGATCGCATCCTTGAGCACACCAAGAAGTTCAACGTCCATCGGCTCCGGGTTCACGCCTTCGAACACCGTGTACGCCACACCCATCATGCCGCGCTTCACATCCGCCAGCGGAAACACCGACATCCCCGCCGGAACCCCCGTCGGCCGCACCTCACCGTGCGGTGCCTGCGCTGAGACCGGCGAAGCACCCGCCCAACCGAAACAGCCGAGCGCGCAGCCCACCAGTAGCTCATGAAGCCAGGAATGTTTAATCACGTCTAAAAGATTAGCCCGTTTCCAGTCGTTCGACGCGTTGCCCCCGCTTATCTCTTGCCCCACCCGCAAACCGGAGTAAAGTTTCAGATGATGACCCCGACGACCCCGAAGATTCCCGACACCTCCAGGACCCCTCAGGCAGATACCCACCGCGATTCGAGCCTCTTCCCCGGCGCCGTCCATCTTCTCTCCGCGATCGGCCTCGGCCTCCTTCTCGCCGTCTCACCCATCCCCCGCGCCGGTGCGCAGCAGGGCGCTCCTCAAGCAACGGACCCCCAGAAGACAGCCCCTCCCAGCGCAGAACCCGAGCAGGGACCAACCACCGACGACGGCGGCATCGTCCTCCGCAAGAAAAAAGAACCCACCGAAGAACCCGAGCCGCCACCTGCTCCCGCCGAGCCCAAGGTCAAGAACCCCGACAACGCCACCTACTCCCTCCGCGTCGACGTGCCCATCGTCAACCTCGACGTCAACGTCATCCTCGACAAAACCCACCAGTTCATCCCCGGCCTGAAATCCGGAAACTTCCTCGTCCAGGAAGACGGCGTCGAGCAAAAGGTCGACAGCGTCCGCATCGTGCAGACCCCCATCACCGCCGTCATGCTCCTCGAATTCGCCGCCAACTCCTATTACTTCATCCGCGACATGCAGAACGCGTCCGAGAGCTTCTACCGGTCGCTCCGCCCCGAAGACTACATCGCCGTCATCACCTACGACCTCCGCACCCACATCGTCACCGACTTCACCAACAACAAGCAGACCGTCGGCCAGGCCATCCAGTCCCTCCAGATCCCCGGCTTCTCCGACACCAACATGTTCGACGCCCTCTACGAGACCCTCGACCGCGTCTCCCGCATCGAGGGCCGCAAGTACATCATCCTCATCGGAACCGGCCGCGACACCTTCTCCAAGCTCACCCTCGATAAGATCCTCGCCAAGGTCAAGGCCTCCCAGAACGTCACCATCTTCGCCATCGGCACCGGAGCCCTCGTTCGCGAACTCGCCGACTCCCGAGGTCGCATGGGAGGCATCCAGCGCATGGACTATCTCCAGGCCGAAAACCAGATGCGCACCTTCGCCAACATGACCGGCGGCCTCTACTTCAACCCGCTCTTCCAGGGCGCGCTCCCCGACATCTTCGCCCAGATCAACGACTCCATCCGCAACCAGTACCTCCTCACCTACAAGCCCACCAACAACAAGAACGACGGCACCTACCGCAAGATCAAGGTCACCCTCGTCGACCGCGAAGGCAAGCCCCTCCGCATGGCTGATGAAAAGGGTAAGCCCCTCAAGTACTCCGTTATCGCCCGCGATGGCTACAAGGCCAAGCAGGTCGTCGAATAGGGCGTTCGTACCTCCATTGACGCAGGTCGTCTACAACCTCCGGGTGTCGAAATGGTTCACGTGGCGACGTAGTCTGTGCGCATGACCCCCACGCTTCGTCAGCAAATAGACTTCGCCGTAGATAGCGCCGAGCAGAAACTCCAGACCAGGAAAGATCAGCCACAGCCCAATTCTCATCTCATCGAGAGCGAAGAGAGGGAGTTGAACGTTCTGAGGAAGAAGCAGACGCTGCTGGTCAAATAAGGCAAAGCAACCGGCACCGGAAGGGCTCACGGTAGGATCAGACAAGAGCCTCCGAAGCTCCCGCCTTCTTCCCATGCGCATCGCAAGCCTCCAGCCCTCGGTCACCCTCATCCTCGCGTCCCTTGGCCGTCTCGACGACCTTTGCGCTCACACGAAGTACTGCCTCGAAGCCCTCCCCGGACTCTCCGGCCATGCGGTCCTCAAGGACGCGTGGTCCGCCGACACCGCCGAACTCGAAGCCCTGCGCCCCGACCTCGTCATCGCCAGCATTCCTTACCGCCTCGAATCGCTGGCAGCGATCCTCAAGGCAGGCCTCCCCGTCCTCACCCTCGCACCCCACACCCTCGCCGATGTGGCCAACGACATCCGCCTCATCGCCTCCATCGTCCACGCCGATCCTGAGCCCCTCGTACACGCCTTCGAAGCCGCAATCGCCGATGTCCGCGCCCGCACCGCATCGTTGCCGAAGCCGCTCGTCTACTGCGAAGAGTGGGGCAAGCCCCTTATCCATTCCCAACACTGGGCGGCTGAACTCATCGAAGCCGCCGGCGGCCGTTTTCTCGGAGTCCCCGGCTTACACACCACGCCCGAAATCATCGCCGACGCGAAGCCCGACGTGCTTCTTTTCGCCTGGTGCGGAGCAGGGAATCGCGTGCCGCTCACCCGCGTTATCGATCAGCGCAACTGGCATTCCCTTGAAGCTGTGCGCCAGCGCCGCGTCTTCTGTATCCCGGACCGTCTCATCAACACACCCGCCCCAACGCTTCTCGAAGGCCTCGCGGATATAGCCCATTCATTGCACCCCGGTATCTTCTCAGCCGCTCCGGATTCCCAGATGATCCGGCTCGCGGACGCTGCAATCGCGGCAGGGCAGTAGTTCGCTTACCTACCTCGCCCGAGGCATCACGAGGTCGACATCTCGACCCGTCATCTGCTTGGTGAGCACAACGATCTGCCCGATATGCTGCTGCACATGTCCAACGACCTGGTAGATCGCCTCGAGCACAGTCACATCGATGTCCTGTGGATGAATCACCTGTGTCAGCCGCTCCGGCGCTACCGACGAGATCACGCTGCGCGCCTCCGCCATCGTCTCGGCAAACAGGCCGAGTAATTCCTCACGGGTCTTACCCCCGGTCGCCTGAAACTCCGCATCCCGCACCCGCACATCTGGAACGCCCGCTATTCCGTGCATGATCCATTGCCGGGCATTCCCGCACAGGTGCAGCACCAGGTTTCCGATGGCATTCTCGTGCGGTCCATGCTTCTCCCATATCTGCTCGTCGTTCAACCGGCCGAGACAGCCGGCTAGATGTTCCTGCATCGCGCTCAGCTTCCGGGTCGAATGGTCGAGGAATAACGCGCTAACCGAATCGCTCATTCGGGAATTTTAGCTTGATTATTTTGCGCTGATCTTACTTCTTCCTATACGCGTTCACAAAAGTATGTGTAGTCTGCCGACATACGAGGGCCGCAGGCTGCATCGCCCATGAAGACAGAGCAGAGAGAACAGACCAATCCCGGATTAGGGACAGGATATCTGCCTACGCTCGATGGATGGAGAGCAATCGCCATCCTCAGCGTCATCCTCTCCCACGACCGCATCGCTCACCTTGGGCGCTTCTCGAGTTCATGGTTCCGGGAGAGCGGCGGGAATCGCGGCGTCGAACTCTTCTTCGCCATCAGCGGTCTTCTGATCTGCTCGCGCCTCCTCCAGGAGGAGCGTCTGCGAGGAACGATCAGCCTGCGCGGCTTCTACATTCGTCGTCTCTGTCGCATCCAGCCGGCGGCCCTTCTCTTTCTCGCTATCGTCTCAATCCTCACGCTCCGGACAGTACTCACCCTTGCCCCCGGAGATCTTATCGCGTCGTTCCTGTTGGTCCGTAACTATCTTCCTCTCCACGCGGTCAACGACTCCTGGTACACCGGGCACTTCTGGTCTCTGTCCGTGGAAGAGCACTTCTATCTCCTCCTTCCCGCGTTCCTTTTGACGGTGGTGCGCTTCCGCCTCCTTATTCTGGGTTTGCTTGCTGTCGCCACCGAGTTATGGCGCGTCTTCGTCTATGGCCACCCTGCGCTGCAGTTCGGCCCGGTCTACACCTTCCATACGGACGTCGCCGTGGGAGCGATTCTCCTTGGTGCCTTCGCGGCTGTGCTGGTGGAACGTCCCGTATGGCGAGCCCGTTGCCTCCTCTGGCTTCGGCCTTCCGTGGCCATCGGCCTCTCCGCGCTCGTGTGGCTTCGTCTCGCCCTCCATCACAGTCGCATCGATCACGCAGCGCTGATCTTCACCCTGCCCATCCTGATCGTGAGCACCATGCTTCACCCCGAAAGCCTCCCGGGCCGCCTTCTCGAGTCCCGCCCCGTGCGTTTCGTCGGGCGCATCTCGTACAGCCTCTATCTCTGGCAGATGCTCTTCTTCACCTTCTACTACGCCCTGCAGCCTCCCGATTCCCGCATCCTCGCACTCGTCCAGCAGACGCCTCTTCGCTACGTTCTGGTCCTCGTCTTCGCCCTCGTCTCCTACTATCTCGTCGAGCGTCCCATGATCCGGCTTGGGCATCGCCTTGCCCGTCCCGCCCTGCCGGGCAGGGAAGTCCCCGGGTTGACTCCGCTCCCCTTCTTCTCGGAGCCGTCGTCCGGCCTGCTGACGGAAGAGACCGCCGGGAGGGCCGCATGACTTTCTGCCTTCACGCCTTCCCGGCCGTAGACCCCCCGCCGCCCCGTTCGCGTCCTTTCGCCTGGATGCGGTTCGCGCCCTGCCAGTCGTTTCTGCTTCGTCTCGTCGAGAGTCATCTGGCGAACGTCCAGCGTGTGCGCGGACTGCTCGAGAAGCTCCCGGCCTACCCTCGCCATCAGGTTCAGGACCTCTGGTTCGTCGAAGACCCTGCCAGTGACCTCGTCCTTCGTTACGGCATCGAGCCGGACACTCCCGTCCAGTACTTTATTCGGGTGGAAGATCAGCTCGACGACTTCCAGGCCCTTCACCTCGTGGCATCCGCCCCGATCGCTGAGCTGTGTGCCTCCATCCCGCGCGTGCCACCACCACCTCCAGGTTTCACCCCTCTCGCGGTAATAATCCTGCGAAAGCGTCTCGCAATGGAGGCCTCAAACGCGGATGGCAAGGACCCGAACGGCCAGTCCGTTGTCCACATTAGCCACACAACGCCCCACATCCTACCGTCACTTTCCAACCGGGAAGTAGGAGCATTTGCACAAAGCCACACCCTCAAAAGCCGATGCCACCCGGACATACAGCGAAGAGTCACCACAAAGCCCTGAAATCGCAGGTAAACCCCCAAGTTCTCCTTTAGACCCCTCCAATTGGTCCCACCAATACTTCAGTCATCAGCCGTGAAAGAGGGAGCGCGTAGAATCGTCTTCGGCGTCCCGGGTCGGCAAGCTGGACCTGCCGCCCGGAAAGGCACCACCATGAAGGCACTCGTCAAGAGCCGCGCCGAGCGCGGACTCTGGCTCGAAGAGGTTCCCGAGCCCGAAATTGGTATCAACGACGTCAAGATCCGCGTTCTCAAGACCGGAATCTGTGGCACAGACCTCCACATCTACGAGTGGGACGCCTGGGCCTCCAAGACCATCCCAATCGGCCTGACCATCGGCCACGAGTTTGTCGGCGAAGTCGTCGAGTTCGGCTCGAACGTCCCCGACCTCCACGTCGGCCAGATCGTCTCCGGCGAGGGCCACGTCGTCTGCGGACGATGCCGCAACTGCCTCGCCGGCCGCCGCCACCTCTGCGCCTTCACCGCCGGGGTCGGCGTCTCCCGCAACGGCTGCTTCGCCGAATACGTCGTCCTGCCCATGTCGAATATCTGGCAGCACGCCCACGGCATCCCCCTCGACATCGCCTCCATCTTTGACCCCTTTGGCAACGCCGTCCACACCGCTCTGGCCTTTCCGGTTCTCGGCGAAGATGTACTCGTTACCGGCGCAGGTCCCATCGGCATCATGGCCGCCGCAGTCGCAAGACACGCCGGAGCCCGCCACGTCGTCATCTCGGACCCGAACGAATACCGCCGCAATCTAGCCGAGAAGGTCGGCGTCACCCGCGCGATCAACCCGATCACGACAACCCTGAAAAGCACCGAAAAAGACCTGAATATGCACGAGGGATTCGACGTTGGCCTCGAAATGTCAGGAAATCCGCAGGCTTTCCGCGACATGATCGCCCATATGAGCCACGGCGCGAAGATTGCCATGCTCGGCATCCCGGCCGACCCCATCGCCATCGACTGGAACCAGGTCATCTTCAACCAGCTCACCCTCCGTGGCATCTACGGTCGCGAGATGTACGAGACCTGGTACAAGATGACGGTCATGCTCGAGTCTGGCCTCGACATCTCCGGAGTCATCACTCATCGGCTCAACTGGCGCGACTACGAAGAAGGCTTCGCCGCCATGCGTTCCGGCAACTCCGGCAAGGTCATCCTCGATTGGGCCGACGTGTCGTAAGCTGAAGAAATCAGGACGCGTAGTACCGTCCATCCCGTATCGTCAACTCCACGTTCGTCTGGAAGAGCTCCGAAAGCGTCTCCGCCTTCAGGAGCTCTTCCTTTGGTCCGTCCCCGACGATCCGGCCATCCTTCATTAGCAGGATTCGGCCGATCTCCGGGATGATATCCGGTAAGTGGTGCGTAATCAACAGGATCGTCGTGCCCTGCCTTGCCAGCACCCTCATCAGCTCATGCAGATCCTTCTGCGCCGCAAGATCGAGCGCATTGGATGGCTCATCCAGTAGAAGCGTTCCCGCCGACCCGGCCAGAGCACGCCCAATCATCACGCGTCTCTGTTGCCCTGCCGACATAGC
It encodes:
- a CDS encoding NAD(P)-dependent alcohol dehydrogenase: MNDINGLAVHAAGAHLLPFKVDAGDLKPNDVAIKISHCGVCHSDIHLIDNDWGISKYPFIPGHEIVGTITAVGSSVKDRTVGERVGVGWQADSCGICEWCRQGEEHLCLKSQPTCVGRHGGYADYVRVNSRFAIPVPAVLDSENVAPLLCGGITVYSPLRNHGVRPSSRVGVVGIGGLGHIGLQFARAFGAEVTAFSTSKDKEAEAKKLGAHHFVNTRDTGALKKVAGSFDFLLCTVSADQDWAGLIASLRPKGMLCVVGAAPSPMPISAFSLILQQKAISGSPTGSPRDLHEMLDVAARHGIKAITERFPMSAANEAVAKVKKNQVRYRAVLTN
- a CDS encoding acyltransferase family protein, with translation MKTEQREQTNPGLGTGYLPTLDGWRAIAILSVILSHDRIAHLGRFSSSWFRESGGNRGVELFFAISGLLICSRLLQEERLRGTISLRGFYIRRLCRIQPAALLFLAIVSILTLRTVLTLAPGDLIASFLLVRNYLPLHAVNDSWYTGHFWSLSVEEHFYLLLPAFLLTVVRFRLLILGLLAVATELWRVFVYGHPALQFGPVYTFHTDVAVGAILLGAFAAVLVERPVWRARCLLWLRPSVAIGLSALVWLRLALHHSRIDHAALIFTLPILIVSTMLHPESLPGRLLESRPVRFVGRISYSLYLWQMLFFTFYYALQPPDSRILALVQQTPLRYVLVLVFALVSYYLVERPMIRLGHRLARPALPGREVPGLTPLPFFSEPSSGLLTEETAGRAA
- a CDS encoding SpoIVB peptidase S55 domain-containing protein, with the protein product MGCALGCFGWAGASPVSAQAPHGEVRPTGVPAGMSVFPLADVKRGMMGVAYTVFEGVNPEPMDVELLGVLKDAIGPGQDMILARLKGTKPEYTGVVAGMSGSPVYVDGRLLGAVSYRIGQFSKEPIAGITPIEQMFEVRDGQGAGAEAGTKAPVNAGGMQVQPMETPLVFSGFSQEAIDRFGDRFKAMGLTPVAGLGGVDGDAKQPEPLVPGSAVSAVLVRGDLSAAGTCTVTYVDANQLLACGHPLTQYGQVDIPMTKANVLATLASPMNAFKIVNATETVGAFTQDRASAILGRFGAKARMIPVTVEVAGSGGASIKSRTLHFEVLDNKQLTPSTMLVSVYQALQGTNSSAAEISYRMSGELTVSGMDGKALPPVSMDGEMAQNEFNPAAINAALFVGERFSRVYQNAVEQPVITGLRLKVEAVPMRRTAVIETARLGRTEARAGETVEVETTVRPFQAETRVVRMQVQVPAGTTAGPLRVMVSDGATLDRLLQPTATTPHPLGLADTVAQINRSHANDRLYVTVLEHSAQAVLPASTMASVPLSMANVLEPLKDGLEMRLTGESATEAGSVEVPEAISGSKVLTLMVR
- a CDS encoding DinB family protein, whose translation is MSDSVSALFLDHSTRKLSAMQEHLAGCLGRLNDEQIWEKHGPHENAIGNLVLHLCGNARQWIMHGIAGVPDVRVRDAEFQATGGKTREELLGLFAETMAEARSVISSVAPERLTQVIHPQDIDVTVLEAIYQVVGHVQQHIGQIVVLTKQMTGRDVDLVMPRAR
- a CDS encoding ABC transporter substrate-binding protein produces the protein MRIASLQPSVTLILASLGRLDDLCAHTKYCLEALPGLSGHAVLKDAWSADTAELEALRPDLVIASIPYRLESLAAILKAGLPVLTLAPHTLADVANDIRLIASIVHADPEPLVHAFEAAIADVRARTASLPKPLVYCEEWGKPLIHSQHWAAELIEAAGGRFLGVPGLHTTPEIIADAKPDVLLFAWCGAGNRVPLTRVIDQRNWHSLEAVRQRRVFCIPDRLINTPAPTLLEGLADIAHSLHPGIFSAAPDSQMIRLADAAIAAGQ
- a CDS encoding VWA domain-containing protein, yielding MMTPTTPKIPDTSRTPQADTHRDSSLFPGAVHLLSAIGLGLLLAVSPIPRAGAQQGAPQATDPQKTAPPSAEPEQGPTTDDGGIVLRKKKEPTEEPEPPPAPAEPKVKNPDNATYSLRVDVPIVNLDVNVILDKTHQFIPGLKSGNFLVQEDGVEQKVDSVRIVQTPITAVMLLEFAANSYYFIRDMQNASESFYRSLRPEDYIAVITYDLRTHIVTDFTNNKQTVGQAIQSLQIPGFSDTNMFDALYETLDRVSRIEGRKYIILIGTGRDTFSKLTLDKILAKVKASQNVTIFAIGTGALVRELADSRGRMGGIQRMDYLQAENQMRTFANMTGGLYFNPLFQGALPDIFAQINDSIRNQYLLTYKPTNNKNDGTYRKIKVTLVDREGKPLRMADEKGKPLKYSVIARDGYKAKQVVE
- the tdh gene encoding L-threonine 3-dehydrogenase, with amino-acid sequence MKALVKSRAERGLWLEEVPEPEIGINDVKIRVLKTGICGTDLHIYEWDAWASKTIPIGLTIGHEFVGEVVEFGSNVPDLHVGQIVSGEGHVVCGRCRNCLAGRRHLCAFTAGVGVSRNGCFAEYVVLPMSNIWQHAHGIPLDIASIFDPFGNAVHTALAFPVLGEDVLVTGAGPIGIMAAAVARHAGARHVVISDPNEYRRNLAEKVGVTRAINPITTTLKSTEKDLNMHEGFDVGLEMSGNPQAFRDMIAHMSHGAKIAMLGIPADPIAIDWNQVIFNQLTLRGIYGREMYETWYKMTVMLESGLDISGVITHRLNWRDYEEGFAAMRSGNSGKVILDWADVS